aatgtaatgaaaagtataagtaaaaagtaaacaaggcaaatgcagtttgaatgaaattttttatattttggtaaactttgaaggtcaaatacacttaaaatctacacacaaccaagtgcaggcaaaatttagaccaggtttagacagaaaatactttgtgaacctttaagtttttcttcttcaagtaaggtcagtgctgaaaatgaggcgtacattacacctttaagaaaaaaatgaaacaagaggctgctactgttattgccatcattataaacaaaatttaaagaaaaaaataggagaaaactgcagcttatctggcagctgaagaggaagacctttttttgtaaaactaccttaaaacctaaaaaaggggagtttctgtaagagaatttccacgtctttgggcaggcagaacatgcatggggtcaaaacactgctgcgttttttttctctctttttttttgtaacaagtaactaaaccgaacaatgaaaatgtatcggagtaaaagtatgcaattaagtttggaaatatagtgaagtaaaagtgaaagttgtcaaaaaaatttaaactcgaggaaagtacaaagtattccaaaatatacttaagtacagtagtgaagtatttttactttgttactatacaacactggacTGTAGAGAACAGACAAACTGTGtctcacaaaacaaaaataggtCATGTTTTGGGGAATCCTCATGATCATACAAACTGTGCGAACACTGGGTCAAAGTGCATGATGAACACAGGTTGCCAAACAGTGGGTGCCACCAATGGGCTGGCTTGGATAAACTCTGAAAACCCATTAATCCAAATGACAAAAGATCTCTGCTGTAGAGTTTAGTTGAGTCTGCTCTAAAACCTGGTGGAGTCGGCTCCAAATTCAAATGAGTGTCGGTCTCCTTTTGGTTATTAACTGTTAAATGATGATGGGCAGCAGGTTTAGCAGAGAAACCCAAACATCCCTGTCCCTGGCCACTTCCATGTATATGGTACATTTGTACGTACCTTTCTCTTGTGTCACTTGTCAATTTAAATACACTCGTTATTCAGAACAGCTTAGAAAAAAGAGATGGAAGTGCTTCTCTGCATCAGATGTAATATATCTGTGCAGTtggtttttctttaaaagtccTCTTCAATTATCTGGAGGGTTTCAAAGACCAACCAGTCACTCATGATTGATAGGATGGATCATTTGGATGTGCAGCCACAGTCTATCAGACGGTTCTGACACTACTGATGTCTCGCTTTGTGTTTTTACATGTAAAGTAATTCATGGATTGTGAACTCTTGCATTCAGGTTTTGCTCCCTGCCAACAGGACTCATTGTTTCATCTTATGTTTGTATTTGCTTGTACTTTGTGATTTCATCaactttttaatgtttaataCTTGACAGATTGATAAAGAAACAACATGgttttgtaaaatgttttattctaaTAAACTCATTTCtaagaacatttattttttgtttttaaattatttcatcTTCCTCGGTGTGTTTTACCATCTCCTGAATTGAGTGACATCTTTGctccaaccctcacctgggGTCACAGATCTGGGTAGTGACCCAAAGAATGAGGTCGtggatacaagcggctgaaatgagtttccttcagaggtgggcggggctcagcctcagagatagggggaggagctccaccatccggtgAAAGCTCGGAGTcgagccgctgctcctccacatagaaaggagtcagctgaggtgttcacctggttaggatgcctcctgggaggaggccccggggcagaaccagaactcactggagggattatgCTGCTTATGGAGAATATTGCTGGAAACATAAATGTACCCAATGACGATGTTTTGTAATCCATAAATTTGTAATTTCTTACACTATCAATGACTCATGTTGTACCAGAGGGGCATGGACTCAATCTGTGTCCAATAATGAtgataaaagataaataataatGTTATGTGCTTCCCAAAATCACAAAATCATAAGTGACCTCTGTGCTGTTAAACTCAAACACTTACCAGCTCTGTCAATGCTCCCACTTGCACTTTTAGAACTATTAAGCCCAAATAAACAGTTTAATTTCACGCAGCTGTCTTGTTATGTCATCTCTGGTGTTTATGTGTTATCTCACCTGCACACAAGAACAGCTGCTTCATGTTGATATCACTCATGATAGGGTCTAcatgtgtgtttatgtatatATCAGGgctctaaatgtatgtatgtatgtgtgtatgtatatatgtatgtatgtatgtgtatgtatgtatgtatgtgtatgtatatatgtatgtatgtagatatgtatgtatgtttgtgtgtatgtatgtatgtatgtatgtatgtttgtgtgtatgtatgtatgtatgtatgtatgtatgtatgtatgtttgtgtgtatgtatgtatgtatgtatgtatgtttgtgtgtatgtatgtatgtatgtatgtacttGTGTATCTATCTAACAGTGGACTTCGGCGTCGTTACACATTCACCAACAGTGGACCATGGAGCCAACAGGGGTCATTGTTTAGGTCCCCTGTTGGACATGCTTTAAATCATGTTAAAATCATGTGAAAAACCATCTGGTGAAGTTTGATCACTTTAGCCAAGAGGGGacctaaatgtgtgtgtgtgttaaattcGATGTTCAGTTGTCTCCCTCCAGGCTGGAGCAGGGATTTCAACGACCCATTCACACACGTCGCTTTTTACACTCCTCCAAAGTGTGAACGACTTGCAGCTACAGCAGCCTTTCAGACTGTAGAGAGGCTGTCAAACAGGCTACTTAgactacggctacacgaaaacgaaacaaggtttttttttaaaacgggtacgcaaacgatttcgaccacacacttgctgaaaacgatgcagtatacacgaaacacctctatgtgcgctgtaagccacccccaccggttacaccaatacaatagaagaagcaatgcgcatgcgtgtacgcccctacttctaccagcgcgaagctcacgttgttccttcaacaacgccgctgcagttagcagtgtctgcagcagtgctgctatcaatgttgtggggtccatgatgatcgctgtctgtccttgttgtgttgtcttcttcttccggattttgaatggaagccgctttttgttctggtcactgacgtatgtgtatacgtcactgcgttggccatgtggctgtgcaGATGTCAACAaatccgttttggctgtaacaatggaaacgaaacgaccccgttctcagatcttcccactctggaacccgttctcaaaaactatcgttttggggtactgggaacgccggctccgtatGGCCGcaacagccaaacgataagcaaaagtatcgtttacagtgaaaaacgttttcgtgtagccgtagccttagtgaACAGACCAGTACCTTGAAACataatgttatttttttaaacaagataTAAAGGTACAGTTTTCGTAAGTCGTAAGTTTTAAGCTCAACACTGTATTAGGTATAatagaaattaaaaaattttgaaaacttgaacTCCCAGAATAAAAGTAGAAATAAAATGGTCAGCATTAGAACATTTCTTTTGAATTTTCATTTTACactaatttttttaaatcttaaatctttttaaaagcaTGTGATTTCAATCATTTTTATGTACTTGTATCCTAAATCTGTATGAGGATGTATTTAATTAATTGTTATGCATTACAGGAAAAGGTTTGTTACACTTGGTTTATATGGAATGACAGGGGTCCACTGTTGGCTGGTAAATAATGACACAAGTTCCCAGTGAGTTAGCATGGAGCGACATACACACTCCAGCATGTATgaataagaaagaaataagcaaaatggtcaacaaaagaaaataattataaTCTAAGCATAATCTTAGATTTGTAGTGTTATATTTTAACAAAGTGGCAATGTTGTCACTAGCATTTGAAATGTCTGATGCACTGGAAAAACACAAGTGAAACAATATTAAACTATTTCAGATATTGACATGAAGGTGTTACCAGAGAACAGTCAGTTAACAGGTAAAGTGGGGGGGGAATGAGGTAATGGGAGTCACCAGTTTGTCTGAAATACAGTACAAGTGATAAGTCAGGTAGAGTACAGATTAACCTCACAAAGTTCAGTGTTAAACTTTTGCAACAACAATTTCTACAGTCCCTAAGGCTGTACTGGAGATTTTTTTACTTCTTACCTGCATTGTTGTCACACActaaaagtgtgacttttttctGAGGATGACAGTCTATGTAACATgttgatgatttaaaaaaaatttattggCAAATACAAAAGGCATATTTGATGGATGAAACTGAGTTTGCATAAAATGAAAACGTTATTTACATTGATTTTTCTTTGGAACTTCGTgttataaaacagaaaaagaatgaCTTTAGTCCACACTTTGCCTGTACAAAATGACACTGGTCCTCTGTTGAATGGTATTGAACGATACTTAACCTGTTAAGTTTTTGTTTAACGGTTTGTATTCAACAAAACTCAGAAAGAAGTgcaaaaatgcagaacagtttATATGTTAGGCCAAAGTTTATTTGAAGTGCTTTGAAATACATACATCACAAACTCCTAAACTGAGAGTTTCTCACTTGCTTTTGCTGCACTCCTAACGACGGAAATGGCTTTCCACATAATAAACTATCAAGACAGCTTATCACATGAAAAATCTCATAAGCTCACTATAAGAGCCCCCCTCGCGGTAATACAGACTTTCCACCCTCAGTGATGAGTGCTGTTAGACAATAATTgctcaataaataaatgacagtacaataaataaaatatataaatgtttGTAGCAACAATTATAGTTAAATGTGAGTTATCAAAAACAGTTGTTTCAATATTATGGCAATGATGCAATGTTTACATGAACTACTAATGAATAagccaggtaaaaaaaaaaaaagcagtgaaaagaacagtgaaagaatTAGCTGTAGCCAACTACAACAGCTCACATGTTAAATTCAGTACACTGATGCTCCGTTTACATGGACTACCAACATTGTGACCCTTTCCCTGATGCTCCGTAATGCGAGCTCCCAGTATTCAGGCACACAACACTGATACTCCATAATGCGAGCTCCCAGTATTCAGGCACACAACACTGATACTCTATAATGCGAGCTCCCAGTATTCAGGCACACAACACTGATACTCCATAATGCGAGCTCCCAGTATTCAGGCACACAACACTGATACTCCATAATGCCAGCTCCCAGTATTCAGGCACACAACACTGATACTCCATAATGCCAGCTCCCAGTATTCAGGCACACAACACTGATACTCCATAATGCGAGCTCCCAGTATTCAGGCACACAACACTGATACTCTATAATGCGAGCTCCCAGTATTCAGGCACACAACACTGATACTCCATAATGCGAGCTCCCAGTATTCAGGCACACAACACTGATACTCCATAATGCCAGCTCCCAGTATCCAGGTGGTTAACGTTGATGGGCCATAATGTGAGGTGTCAGGATTCTGGCTCCAAGCATTACTGGTCTTATCGTAGTTACCACAAAGTCCTCTTCATAGCTGTAATTTTGTTATGCACAAAGTATTTCACTGCTTTCCAGTCTCTTCCATTATCCCTTAGGGTCTGATTGTCATTTAGGCATCTTTGACAGTCCACTTTTCCAGGGATCTTCATTTCCTTCAGGAAGTCCTTGAAATGTTGTTCAATGACTTCTCTCTCAGTCTTTGACCACGGCCTTTTGGATTTCCCTGTAAGTAAATGAAGAAAGTGATTTttattaatacatttattcattttctaacTGCAAATCTGGTCAACAAAGATATTCCATGTAGACAATATTCCTTAGAGTGAATGGAATAACATACCCTTTTTACTGAATGGCAATGATGATTTTTTAAAGCCCCCAGTTGCCTTTCTTGATGTAGCAGTGCTCCCTTCACAGTGTCCATCCTCTGAAGTTTCTGAAAACACATAGCAATAAAATGTTTACATGAGATTCAAGTgatttaacaataataattaatagttaataataataatgataataatttaaaaacactgTGTTTAGTGGCCAGATTTTTCTTTACCATTACTACAGCGCATATAGTGGAAAAATTTACCTTTTTGATTTCTGGTAGCAGTCCCCTCAGATTGGACATCTGCGTCTGAGTTGCTGGACTCCTCTTCAGCTGCAACAAAATGTTAAGTAAATacttaaacacattttatttttcaacaaagtatccaattttctttatttaataaaaaaataaaagaaatcctTTACTTACAGTTGATGTTTGGTGTTATGTCTTCCAGggattttcctttgaatttacCCATTCCATCTTGCAGAGCAAAAAGAAGTCTACTGACTTTTGCCATTTGGAGTGTTTCTTCAGGCAGTCTGTAAAACTCCCTATGGACCTCAATGTCATGTCCCATGAAAGTTGCCAGCTGGTCTAGTTCATGGGTTTGCAAGTTTAAGAGCTGTGAAACCGTGGCTACATGCCTTCTTAGTTTGGTTGATGTGAGATTTCCTGGGTGTTTTGCTCCACAGCTCTCAGAAAACCGTTTTAAGCAGTCATATCCACGAATACTCTCTTGGGATCCATAAAATGGACGGGCAAAAATGTAGGGATTGGTTGGGGAAATCCCAACCTCTTCTCTAGTTTTAATCAGAAGTTCTACAGACTCTTTTATACTTGTCTGGAACAGCACAGGTACTCTGCGGCCCCTTTTCCCCCGTACCTCTACCCTGATGAGATTCTCACATAGTTTTTTTTCAAACGGTGAAAGGCTCTCCAAAACTTCATCATGCATGCTGTGTTTGTTCCTCTGTAAGTATGTGTTGAGTTCCATTCTCGAAACTTCTCCTTCACGGCGGCGATTGAACAGGATTAACTGTGCCAGAGTGACTTGAGAGAGCGCACTCCATGATTTTTGTGATGGTTGATCAATAAGATTGTTTTTGTGGACCTCCTCAAGGCATTTCAGGTGGTCCTGGAGCTTTTTGATGTCTTCAGACAAAGGCAGTATTTGGGGGCTGTTCCATTTCTTCTGGTAAAAGGTTTTCAGGGCATTGGATGATACATGTGTCGTCCATTCCAGTTCAATCAGCTTAATAAATTGCTCTGCTTTTGACTTTAAGTCATTGTCCCCTTGACGCAGAGCCTCTCCTTGCAAAATGTACGACACTTTCACAAGAGAATGGCGCAGTTTGAGTGCTGTTGAGGGCACTGAGAATCTGTTGGATAACTCATTAAACCCAGTCATCTGTTTTACAGCCTCAAGGACTGTGTTGAATTTTCCCGGGCAGATCAAGTCCTTCAAAAAGACAATGTCCTTGTCGATGTTTCTGGCCATCAGAACAAGTCTGGCAAGTTCCCTCATCTTGTTTCTGATGTCTGCACGGTGTCGTCCAACTTCTCCATTTTTGAGGAACATTCTCTCTCCCAGTGAAACAATAAGGGTGTCAGCCTTTACTAACTGGGTTACATTGTCGCACGTCATATCCTGGAAAACCGTTTTAAGTCCAGTGGAAATTGCAGTATCTGTGGGTAACATCAGGGAACAACTTGCCTGAACTCTTCTTATCACCGGTCCATCTTCTTTCACTTGGAGTCTGCAACGTCTGTGGTGTCTCCAGAGATCTGTCTTTATATACATGGCAAAGCAAAACTTGCAAGGCAGGTAGTCTGTTGCAGCTGATGGATAGGTTGCTTGCCTTTTAGGTATGATTTGTCCTTTCCCAGAGGACAGGACAGAACAGTTGTGGTGATAGTTTCCCATGTTTCTTACTTTGGTCATAAGCAAGCAGTGCATTGGCGATCCTTCCTTGTGTGCAAGTGCCTTGGCCACATCAGGTTTATCTGAATGCTTCTGCTTCAGATGTCTTGTGATTTTTGTGTAAGACTTCTCACAGTAAAGGCAATAATTCCTCTTATAGATACGTTGGTGTGCAGTGTTTGAAGACATTTTCACTGTGATGCTATGTTGTTGAGgtttactgccatatgaattCTGTTCAGTTTTACAAGATGGTTTTCCATGGATTACTTCATTTTCTGGCATTTCTTCTTCTGATGATTGTTGATCCTCAACTTCTTCTTCATCTGACATTTCCAGAGAAAGGGAAACCTTTTCCTCGATGGtcttaaataaagaaaatgtaactTATTTATTACTTTGAAAATAATAAGATAATATCCATATCCATAACAAAGTTACGAATGTCTTCACCACTGCTTATATAATTAAACTCTTACTTACCATTTCACACTCAGAAAATTCCTCTCCTGTGGGAAAAGATGGAGGCAACAGGTTACTGCCAGTAATCTCAGCCTGATTGCTGACAATACTCTCTGCAATGTCCATTTCATCTGGTGTTTCGGGACAGCGATTTGCTGTATTGGTTCCATCCTGtaacaagaacaacaacaacagaaagtAGTGGATAAATTCATACTGCTTATCGAGTAACAGTAAAGAAAGTAAAGAAATGTAGGCATTGGAATGAACAGTAAGACAAAATCTCTACGTGGAAAAATCTTTAGTGTCTTACAGATAATAAACTTTATATTGCCCAACCCTACTTGAAAACAATTACTCACTTTATTTTGATTGTCATTCCCAGTGTTGTTCGTGGTTCCAGTATAATCAGACTGATGTGTGAAACCTGTATATAAATCAAGATatgtttaattcaattcaaattcaattcaaattcaattcaaaaatactttatttatcccagagggaaattaaatgttgatgtagctcaattaaatcaaagagttattatagatgctgatggctgtgggcaggaaagatttcctgtagcggtccgttttgcatccaaactgaagaagcctttgactgaagagactctgttttctgataacagtctcgtggagaggatgttcagggttgtccataattctcttgattttatgcaaaatccctctttgcattattgtctccagaggttccacagtcgtccccagaacagaaccagccttctttatcaggttgttgagtctttttaggtccctggttctgatgctgctgccccaacagatgacgcaagaggaaatgacgctctcaacaacagacttgtagaagatctgcaacatcttgttgcaaaccttgaaggaccttagcttcctcaagaagtacagtctcctctgtcctttcttgtagatggcttcactgttgtgtctccagtccagtctgttgtccacatgaacaccaaggtatttatattcctcaaccaccttcacttcttctcccatgatggaaacagggtttgatctgaccctgtttctcctgaaatctacaatcatctcctttgttttgttaacattcaagatgagatgattgttcccacaccatgccacaaagcggtccaccagctctctgtactcagcttcttgtccatctctgatacagccgacaactgcagagtcatctgaatatttctgtagatgacaggagtctgacttgtactggaagtctgaagtgtacagagtgaaaaggaatggtgagagtacagtcccctgtggtgctcctgtgctgctgatcacctggttagacacacaattcttcagtctgacaaactgtggtctgtttgtcaggtagtcattaatccaggt
This Odontesthes bonariensis isolate fOdoBon6 chromosome 1, fOdoBon6.hap1, whole genome shotgun sequence DNA region includes the following protein-coding sequences:
- the LOC142382438 gene encoding uncharacterized protein LOC142382438 isoform X1 → MSSVQHLREFISQRLTAAAEEIFSEFEKTIVQYEEEIGRQRRLLDISWKPQINFHRVELPQYYLCEEEIPVNLEKDSSLDQEEPEPPQIKEEPVEVCTSHEEQQLLLKQENDNPTVTLTYEESDRSEAEPTNVQLQDQSQDQEGSGRESTGNAELRPKKRRHSNDGDNSSMSESHRNTAKGFTHQSDYTGTTNNTGNDNQNKDGTNTANRCPETPDEMDIAESIVSNQAEITGSNLLPPSFPTGEEFSECEMTIEEKVSLSLEMSDEEEVEDQQSSEEEMPENEVIHGKPSCKTEQNSYGSKPQQHSITVKMSSNTAHQRIYKRNYCLYCEKSYTKITRHLKQKHSDKPDVAKALAHKEGSPMHCLLMTKVRNMGNYHHNCSVLSSGKGQIIPKRQATYPSAATDYLPCKFCFAMYIKTDLWRHHRRCRLQVKEDGPVIRRVQASCSLMLPTDTAISTGLKTVFQDMTCDNVTQLVKADTLIVSLGERMFLKNGEVGRHRADIRNKMRELARLVLMARNIDKDIVFLKDLICPGKFNTVLEAVKQMTGFNELSNRFSVPSTALKLRHSLVKVSYILQGEALRQGDNDLKSKAEQFIKLIELEWTTHVSSNALKTFYQKKWNSPQILPLSEDIKKLQDHLKCLEEVHKNNLIDQPSQKSWSALSQVTLAQLILFNRRREGEVSRMELNTYLQRNKHSMHDEVLESLSPFEKKLCENLIRVEVRGKRGRRVPVLFQTSIKESVELLIKTREEVGISPTNPYIFARPFYGSQESIRGYDCLKRFSESCGAKHPGNLTSTKLRRHVATVSQLLNLQTHELDQLATFMGHDIEVHREFYRLPEETLQMAKVSRLLFALQDGMGKFKGKSLEDITPNINSEEESSNSDADVQSEGTATRNQKGKFFHYMRCSNETSEDGHCEGSTATSRKATGGFKKSSLPFSKKGKSKRPWSKTEREVIEQHFKDFLKEMKIPGKVDCQRCLNDNQTLRDNGRDWKAVKYFVHNKITAMKRTLW
- the LOC142382438 gene encoding uncharacterized protein LOC142382438 isoform X2 produces the protein MSSVQHLREFISQRLTAAAEEIFSEFEKTIVQYEEEIGRQRRLLDISWKPQINFHRVELPQYYLCEEEIPVNLEKDSSLDQEEPEPPQIKEEPVEVCTSHEEQQLLLKQENDNPTVTLTYEESDRSEAEPTNVQLQDQSQDQEGSGRESTGNAELRPKKRRHSNDGDNSSMSESHRNTAKGFTHQSDYTGTTNNTGNDNQNKDGTNTANRCPETPDEMDIAESIVSNQAEITGSNLLPPSFPTGEEFSECEMTIEEKVSLSLEMSDEEEVEDQQSSEEEMPENEVIHGKPSCKTEQNSYGSKPQQHSITVKMSSNTAHQRIYKRNYCLYCEKSYTKITRHLKQKHSDKPDVAKALAHKEGSPMHCLLMTKVRNMGNYHHNCSVLSSGKGQIIPKRQATYPSAATDYLPCKFCFAMYIKTDLWRHHRRCRLQVKEDGPVIRRVQASCSLMLPTDTAISTGLKTVFQDMTCDNVTQLVKADTLIVSLGERMFLKNGEVGRHRADIRNKMRELARLVLMARNIDKDIVFLKDLICPGKFNTVLEAVKQMTGFNELSNRFSVPSTALKLRHSLVKVSYILQGEALRQGDNDLKSKAEQFIKLIELEWTTHVSSNALKTFYQKKWNSPQILPLSEDIKKLQDHLKCLEEVHKNNLIDQPSQKSWSALSQVTLAQLILFNRRREGEVSRMELNTYLQRNKHSMHDEVLESLSPFEKKLCENLIRVEVRGKRGRRVPVLFQTSIKESVELLIKTREEVGISPTNPYIFARPFYGSQESIRGYDCLKRFSESCGAKHPGNLTSTKLRRHVATVSQLLNLQTHELDQLATFMGHDIEVHREFYRLPEETLQMAKVSRLLFALQDGMGKFKGKSLEDITPNINSEEESSNSDADVQSEGTATRNQKETSEDGHCEGSTATSRKATGGFKKSSLPFSKKGKSKRPWSKTEREVIEQHFKDFLKEMKIPGKVDCQRCLNDNQTLRDNGRDWKAVKYFVHNKITAMKRTLW